The following proteins are encoded in a genomic region of Streptococcus cristatus AS 1.3089:
- a CDS encoding ComF family protein, with protein MRNCLLCSQAVEENRTFSSLILLQKEKYTICNHCRAGFEAISSIHCPRCWKEGEAEVCSDCQTWEAQGYLVQHQACFLYNDLMKDYFSKYKFQGDYLLRFVFAEVLKKSLGNFKKYTLVPIPVSLEKYQSRGFNQVEGFLQATGLPYKHLLEKQDVLAQSSKNRQERLKSQQCFTLAKDVLLPEKILLIDDVYTTGKTLQLARELLLEAGVKEVLTFSLAR; from the coding sequence ATGAGAAATTGCCTGTTATGCAGCCAAGCAGTCGAAGAAAATAGGACTTTTTCTTCCTTGATTTTATTGCAAAAAGAAAAATATACAATTTGTAACCATTGTCGGGCAGGATTTGAAGCTATTTCCTCTATCCATTGCCCACGCTGCTGGAAGGAGGGAGAGGCGGAAGTCTGTTCGGATTGTCAAACCTGGGAAGCGCAAGGCTATTTAGTTCAGCATCAGGCCTGTTTTCTTTATAATGACTTGATGAAGGACTACTTCAGCAAATACAAGTTTCAAGGGGATTATCTTCTAAGATTTGTTTTTGCGGAAGTTCTCAAAAAAAGTCTCGGAAACTTCAAAAAATATACTCTGGTTCCTATTCCAGTCAGTCTTGAAAAATACCAAAGTCGAGGTTTTAATCAGGTAGAAGGCTTCTTGCAAGCTACTGGTTTGCCTTATAAACATTTGCTTGAAAAGCAGGATGTGCTTGCTCAATCCAGTAAAAATCGCCAAGAACGTTTAAAAAGCCAGCAATGTTTTACATTGGCAAAAGATGTCCTCCTACCAGAAAAAATTCTACTGATAGACGATGTGTATACGACTGGAAAAACCTTGCAATTGGCTCGAGAATTATTGCTGGAAGCAGGTGTGAAAGAAGTTTTGACATTTTCACTCGCAAGATAA
- a CDS encoding DEAD/DEAH box helicase codes for MAKLIPGKIRTEGIALCDSKKVEILDVKDSFLYTRVDQYNLRYSLDDEAVFCSCDFFQKKKYCAHLAALEYFLKNDPAGKDLLAKMTEKESSSQEAQKLVSFGSLFLDKILLDKSSQQIRYELLATGQEDTYTGQFLWSLRIRRLPDERSYVVRDILSFLRTLGKGGHYQIGKNYYEPIRMENFDEASQDLLEFLRGLVTDYKGQDSSLVFPNAGRHVYFPASLFEEGVTRLMNLTSFHLEYSFYDYAEVFFQDLHEEAEIYQFEVQERENYFELLISEKNYKLLYGGQFIFHNQTFYQLTAQQTKLIKALQELPIEQERVKRLQFDVSEQSKLAVSLVEFKKVGRVTAPERLLIHDFTVDFNFNLGVDKQVLLDLVFDYGSQTVSSRKELRKLPFASNFEREQQVFKSMLEAGFTDEFTSQRPPLRPEEIYRFFSVLIPRFRALGNVYLSDELLGLSQTEPPKVSISMNGGLLDIGFDFTGIDQSEVDDVLNSLMSQKDYFISKTGQVLIFDENSKRISQTLQQLRSKHSKNGVIQTHSLAAYQLSELFKDQERVDLSQDFRQLAYDLTHPEDFPLPKLKVQAELRDYQETGVKWLSMLNKYGFGGILSDDMGLGKTLQTISFLTAHLTKSKKVLILAPSSLIYNWSDEFAKFAPDLDVAVVYGLKNVRDAVIAENHQITITSYASFRQDVEEYQGLHFDYLILDEAQVMKNDQSKIAQYLRAFEVDRTYALSGTPIENHLGELWSIFQIVLPGLLPSKKAFLKMSAETVARYIKPFVMRRKKEEVLQELPDLIEVSYRNELADSQKTIYLALLKQMQERILHATEEEINRSKIEILSGLMRLRQICDTPKLFMEDYNGESGKLESLSELLEQIQGGNHRVLIFSQFRGMLDIIEEELGRMGLESFKITGSTPAKDRQEMTKAFNQGERSAFLISLKAGGVGLNLTGADTVILVDLWWNPAVEAQAIGRAHRIGQERNVEVYRMITRGTIEEKIQELQETKRNLVSTILDGAESRSSLSLEEIREILGISSESLEKKFE; via the coding sequence ATGGCTAAATTAATTCCTGGTAAAATTCGAACGGAAGGAATTGCCCTCTGTGACAGCAAAAAAGTCGAAATTCTTGACGTCAAAGATTCCTTTTTATACACGCGCGTGGATCAGTACAATCTACGTTATAGTCTAGATGATGAGGCGGTTTTCTGTTCCTGTGATTTTTTTCAAAAGAAGAAGTACTGTGCCCATCTGGCTGCTTTGGAATATTTTTTAAAAAATGATCCGGCGGGTAAAGATCTACTGGCGAAGATGACAGAAAAGGAGTCTTCCAGTCAGGAAGCCCAGAAGTTGGTTTCTTTTGGCAGCCTTTTTTTGGATAAGATTTTGCTAGATAAATCCAGTCAACAAATCCGCTATGAGCTATTGGCGACCGGCCAAGAAGATACTTACACAGGACAATTCTTATGGAGTCTGCGGATCCGTCGACTGCCAGATGAGCGTTCTTATGTGGTGCGTGATATTTTGTCCTTTTTGAGAACCTTGGGCAAGGGTGGGCATTATCAAATCGGTAAGAACTACTATGAGCCTATCCGAATGGAGAATTTTGATGAAGCTAGTCAAGACCTACTAGAATTTTTACGAGGCTTGGTGACGGATTATAAGGGGCAGGACTCTTCGTTGGTCTTTCCCAATGCTGGGCGGCACGTTTATTTTCCAGCCAGTCTTTTTGAAGAAGGTGTGACTCGCTTGATGAATCTCACTTCATTTCATTTAGAATATAGCTTCTATGATTATGCTGAGGTATTTTTCCAAGACTTGCATGAAGAGGCGGAGATTTATCAATTTGAGGTGCAAGAGCGGGAAAACTATTTTGAACTGCTGATATCAGAAAAGAATTATAAGCTGCTCTATGGAGGTCAATTTATCTTTCATAATCAGACCTTCTATCAACTGACGGCTCAGCAGACCAAATTAATCAAGGCTTTACAAGAATTGCCGATAGAGCAGGAGCGCGTTAAGCGCCTGCAGTTTGATGTATCTGAGCAGTCCAAACTGGCAGTGAGTTTGGTCGAGTTTAAAAAGGTTGGCCGTGTGACAGCACCTGAGCGCCTGCTCATTCATGACTTTACCGTGGATTTCAATTTTAATTTGGGAGTGGACAAGCAAGTATTACTGGATCTTGTCTTTGATTATGGCAGTCAGACCGTAAGCAGTCGCAAGGAGTTAAGAAAGCTGCCTTTTGCCAGCAATTTTGAGCGAGAACAGCAAGTTTTTAAATCAATGCTGGAGGCAGGTTTTACAGATGAGTTTACCAGCCAGCGTCCCCCTTTGCGACCCGAAGAAATTTATCGTTTCTTCTCCGTCTTGATTCCACGCTTTAGAGCATTGGGCAATGTCTACTTGTCAGATGAGCTACTGGGCCTATCTCAAACAGAACCTCCGAAGGTTTCCATCAGTATGAATGGTGGGCTCTTAGATATTGGCTTTGATTTTACTGGTATTGATCAGTCTGAAGTCGATGATGTTCTAAATTCGCTGATGAGTCAAAAGGATTACTTTATCAGCAAGACAGGGCAGGTTCTGATTTTTGATGAGAATAGTAAGCGAATCAGCCAGACTTTGCAACAATTGCGAAGCAAACATTCTAAAAATGGGGTCATCCAAACGCATAGTCTGGCCGCCTATCAACTCTCTGAATTGTTCAAAGATCAGGAAAGAGTTGACTTGTCGCAGGATTTTCGCCAGCTGGCTTATGATTTGACCCATCCTGAGGATTTTCCTCTGCCTAAGCTGAAGGTTCAGGCAGAGCTTCGAGATTATCAAGAAACGGGTGTAAAATGGCTATCCATGCTGAATAAATATGGATTTGGTGGTATTCTATCCGATGACATGGGCTTGGGAAAGACCCTTCAGACCATTTCTTTCTTGACTGCTCATTTGACCAAGTCTAAGAAAGTCTTGATTTTGGCGCCATCCAGCCTGATTTACAACTGGAGTGATGAGTTTGCCAAATTTGCTCCAGACCTAGATGTAGCTGTTGTGTATGGACTGAAAAATGTCCGAGATGCTGTGATTGCAGAAAATCATCAGATTACGATTACTAGCTATGCTTCTTTCAGACAAGATGTTGAAGAGTATCAGGGACTTCATTTTGATTATTTGATATTGGACGAAGCACAGGTCATGAAAAATGATCAGAGCAAGATTGCTCAATATCTAAGAGCTTTTGAGGTGGACCGTACCTATGCTTTATCTGGTACGCCAATTGAAAATCATCTTGGCGAACTCTGGTCTATCTTCCAGATTGTCCTTCCAGGCTTATTACCGAGCAAGAAAGCTTTTTTGAAGATGTCGGCAGAAACGGTTGCCCGCTATATCAAACCCTTTGTTATGAGGCGCAAGAAAGAAGAAGTCTTGCAGGAGCTTCCTGATTTGATTGAGGTTTCTTACCGTAATGAACTCGCAGACAGCCAGAAAACGATTTATCTAGCTCTGCTCAAGCAAATGCAGGAGCGAATCCTTCATGCAACGGAGGAAGAAATCAATCGTAGCAAAATTGAAATCTTGTCTGGTCTTATGCGACTCCGTCAAATTTGTGACACTCCCAAGTTATTCATGGAGGATTACAATGGAGAAAGTGGCAAGCTGGAAAGTTTGAGTGAGCTGTTGGAGCAGATTCAAGGCGGCAATCATCGTGTTCTGATATTTTCACAATTCCGTGGTATGCTGGATATTATAGAGGAAGAGCTGGGTCGGATGGGGCTGGAATCCTTCAAAATCACAGGCTCAACTCCGGCAAAAGACCGACAGGAGATGACAAAAGCCTTCAACCAAGGAGAAAGATCAGCCTTTCTGATTTCCCTCAAGGCCGGCGGTGTCGGTCTCAATCTAACTGGTGCAGATACTGTTATTTTGGTGGATCTTTGGTGGAATCCTGCGGTAGAAGCCCAAGCTATTGGTCGGGCTCATCGTATCGGTCAGGAGCGGAATGTCGAAGTTTATCGCATGATTACGCGAGGAACCATTGAAGAAAAAATCCAAGAATTGCAGGAGACTAAACGAAATCTGGTTTCAACGATTCTGGACGGGGCAGAGTCTCGCTCCAGTCTTTCGCTGGAAGAAATTCGAGAAATTCTTGGAATTTCATCTGAATCGCTTGAAAAAAAGTTTGAATAG
- a CDS encoding GNAT family N-acetyltransferase: MIIRQAQMADLDAIYAIELENFSPEEAISREILAKHIETISSTFLVAEKNGKILGYLEGPVRPERHLHDVSFTLEIEDYHSTDGGFISLTSLSISKEAQGLGVGKALLEAMKEIAIADERHGINLTCHDYLIAYYEQHGFVNEGRSASTYANEVWFDMVWENSQI; this comes from the coding sequence ATGATTATCCGTCAAGCTCAAATGGCTGACTTAGATGCCATTTATGCCATCGAATTGGAAAATTTTAGTCCAGAAGAGGCTATTAGTCGTGAAATATTGGCCAAACACATTGAAACCATTTCCTCAACTTTTTTGGTTGCAGAAAAAAATGGCAAGATTCTAGGTTATCTGGAAGGGCCTGTCCGACCAGAACGGCATTTGCACGATGTTTCTTTCACACTGGAAATTGAAGACTACCATTCTACGGACGGTGGCTTTATCTCCCTGACTAGTCTGTCTATTTCTAAAGAAGCGCAGGGCTTAGGTGTAGGAAAAGCCTTGTTGGAAGCTATGAAGGAAATTGCGATTGCAGATGAACGTCACGGTATCAATCTTACTTGTCATGATTATTTGATAGCCTACTATGAGCAACATGGCTTTGTTAACGAAGGCCGTTCAGCCTCAACGTATGCAAATGAAGTATGGTTTGATATGGTTTGGGAAAATTCCCAGATTTAA
- the hpf gene encoding ribosome hibernation-promoting factor, HPF/YfiA family, with translation MLKYSIRGENLEVTDALRDYVVSKLEKIEKYFQAEQELDARVNLKVYREKTAKVEVTIPLGSITLRAEDVSQDMYGSIDLVVDKIERQIRKNKTKIEKKNRSKVATSQLFTDALVEDANTASSKVVRSKHIDLKPMDLDEAILQMDLLGHDFFIYTDVEDNTTNVIYRREDGDIGLLEVK, from the coding sequence ATGCTTAAATATAGTATCCGTGGTGAAAACCTAGAAGTAACTGATGCTCTCCGTGACTACGTAGTTTCTAAACTTGAGAAGATTGAGAAGTATTTCCAAGCGGAGCAAGAACTTGATGCACGGGTCAATTTGAAAGTGTACCGGGAGAAGACGGCGAAGGTCGAAGTAACCATTCCTCTTGGCTCAATTACCCTTCGGGCAGAAGATGTTTCACAAGACATGTACGGATCTATTGACTTAGTTGTCGATAAGATTGAACGTCAAATTCGTAAGAATAAGACAAAGATTGAAAAGAAAAATCGGAGCAAAGTTGCAACTAGCCAGTTGTTCACTGATGCTTTAGTAGAAGACGCTAATACAGCATCTTCAAAAGTAGTACGTTCTAAGCATATTGATTTGAAACCAATGGATCTAGATGAAGCTATTTTGCAAATGGATTTGTTGGGACATGACTTCTTCATCTACACAGATGTTGAAGATAATACAACGAATGTTATCTATCGTCGTGAAGATGGAGATATCGGTTTGTTAGAAGTAAAATAA
- a CDS encoding GNAT family N-acetyltransferase: protein MEAPIRIRQADLSDWEAILEIEQLNFPAVEAASAEIIKNRIELLPDTFLLAELHGQLAGYIVGLAVQSPYLTDDFFSKVSANPPAGGFIAIQRLSVHPDFQRQGVGTLLIATLKETAVQQNRQGISLLCPDELIPYYEMNDFAHEGIADSSYGSAACSHMMWENPDFKEKE from the coding sequence ATGGAAGCACCAATTCGAATCAGGCAGGCCGACTTGAGCGATTGGGAGGCAATTCTTGAAATCGAGCAGCTGAATTTTCCAGCAGTAGAAGCAGCTAGCGCAGAAATCATAAAAAATCGGATTGAGCTGCTTCCAGATACTTTTCTGCTAGCAGAGCTACATGGTCAGCTGGCCGGTTATATTGTCGGCTTAGCTGTTCAGAGTCCTTATCTGACAGACGATTTCTTTAGTAAGGTCAGTGCCAATCCTCCAGCAGGAGGTTTCATTGCTATACAAAGGCTGTCCGTTCATCCTGATTTTCAGAGGCAAGGAGTCGGAACCTTGTTGATTGCAACTCTCAAGGAAACAGCTGTTCAGCAAAACCGGCAAGGCATTAGTCTACTTTGTCCTGATGAGCTGATACCTTATTATGAGATGAATGACTTTGCTCATGAAGGAATTGCAGACTCGAGTTACGGTAGTGCTGCTTGCTCTCATATGATGTGGGAAAATCCCGATTTTAAGGAGAAAGAATGA
- the murC gene encoding UDP-N-acetylmuramate--L-alanine ligase — translation MTKTYHFIGIKGSGMSALALMLHQMGHKVQGSDVDKYYFTQRGLEQAGISILPFDEKNIQSDFEIIAGNAFRPDNNVEIAYADANGISYKRYHEFLGSFMRDFVSLGVAGAHGKTSTTGILSHVLSNITDTSYLIGDGTGRGSANAKYFVFESDEYERHFMPYHPEYSIITNIDFDHPDYFTSLEDVFNAFNDYAKQITQGLFVYGEDEQLRRITASAPIYYYGFKEEGNDFVAHDLLRSTSGSGFKVSFRGQELGEFQIPSFGRHNIMNATAVIGLLYIAGIDLNLVRDHLKTFGGVKRRFTEKIVNDTVIIDDFAHHPTEIIATLDAARQKYPSKEIVAIFQPHTFTRTIALLDEFADALNQADSVYLAQIYGSAREVDKGDVKVEDLAEKIVKRAKVIDVDNVSPLLDHDNAVYVFMGAGDIQTYEYSFERLLSNLTSNVQ, via the coding sequence ATGACAAAAACCTATCATTTTATCGGGATTAAAGGCTCAGGTATGAGTGCTTTGGCTTTGATGTTGCACCAAATGGGTCATAAGGTTCAGGGCAGCGACGTTGATAAATATTATTTCACCCAGCGCGGTCTGGAGCAGGCTGGCATTTCTATCCTGCCTTTTGATGAAAAAAATATCCAGTCAGATTTTGAAATCATTGCTGGTAATGCCTTCCGCCCAGATAACAATGTAGAAATTGCCTATGCAGATGCCAACGGTATCAGTTACAAACGCTACCATGAATTTTTAGGTAGTTTTATGCGTGATTTTGTCAGCTTAGGTGTGGCTGGTGCCCACGGGAAAACTTCTACAACGGGCATTCTTTCTCACGTTCTGTCCAACATCACGGACACTAGCTATCTGATTGGAGATGGTACTGGACGCGGTTCTGCCAATGCCAAGTATTTTGTCTTTGAATCAGACGAGTACGAGCGCCATTTCATGCCTTATCATCCGGAATATTCAATTATCACCAATATTGACTTTGACCATCCAGATTATTTCACCAGCTTAGAAGATGTTTTTAATGCTTTCAATGATTATGCTAAGCAGATTACCCAAGGCCTCTTCGTTTATGGAGAAGATGAGCAACTGCGACGCATTACTGCAAGTGCACCGATTTACTACTATGGTTTCAAGGAAGAGGGCAATGATTTTGTCGCTCATGATCTCTTGCGCTCTACCAGTGGTTCAGGCTTTAAAGTTTCCTTCCGCGGGCAAGAGCTGGGTGAGTTCCAGATTCCAAGTTTTGGCCGCCACAACATTATGAATGCGACAGCGGTCATCGGCCTCCTCTACATTGCAGGTATTGATTTGAATCTAGTAAGAGATCATCTCAAGACTTTTGGTGGGGTTAAGCGCCGCTTTACTGAAAAGATTGTCAACGACACAGTCATTATTGATGACTTTGCTCACCATCCGACGGAAATTATTGCGACTTTGGATGCAGCTCGTCAGAAGTATCCTAGCAAGGAAATCGTGGCTATCTTCCAGCCGCACACCTTCACTCGGACCATTGCTCTCTTGGATGAATTTGCAGATGCCCTCAATCAAGCCGACTCAGTATACCTAGCTCAGATTTACGGATCTGCGCGTGAGGTGGATAAGGGCGATGTCAAGGTCGAAGATTTGGCTGAAAAGATTGTGAAGCGGGCCAAGGTCATTGACGTGGACAATGTTTCTCCACTTCTTGACCACGATAACGCAGTTTACGTCTTTATGGGAGCTGGAGATATCCAGACCTATGAATATTCCTTTGAACGTCTCTTGTCCAATCTGACCAGTAACGTTCAGTAG